A single region of the Ascaphus truei isolate aAscTru1 chromosome 6, aAscTru1.hap1, whole genome shotgun sequence genome encodes:
- the LOC142498042 gene encoding nicotinamide N-methyltransferase-like: protein MDSSLHKHYHDDEFDPKAFVDTYFSGKNFSLIDEIVDYPLKQLRETFSSGRVRGDTLIDISSGASVYQLLSASDIFKEIIVVEFTEPNVQEFEKWLKKDPGAADWSYAAKALCELEGNREGWQVKEDKVRRAIKQVVKWDVCKDNPLDPVVLPQVDCVLSLWCLHKISGDKEAYQSNLRKFASQLNIGGHLLLFELLNMTYYKLGEHKFFILTFDDKFLIEALRDAGYVIENNDVLPSRKGCDLLDYESVMYVIARKEREV, encoded by the exons ATGGATTCCAGTCTCCACAAACATTATCATGATGACGAATTTGATCCAAAAGCTTTTGTAGATACATACTTCTCTGGTAAAAATTTTTCCTTAATAGATGAAATCGTGGATTACCCATTGAAGCAATTGCGTGAAACGTTCTCTTCAG GGCGTGTGCGAGGAGACACATTGATTGATATCTCCTCTGGCGCATCAGTTTACCAGCTCTTATCAGCCAGTGATATCTTCAAAGAGATTATTGTGGTGGAATTTACTGAGCCCAACGTCCAGGAATTTGAGAAATGGCTTAAAAAGGATCCAGGAGCTGCTGATTGGTCATATGCAGCAAAGGCTCTTTGTGAATTAGAAGGCAACAG aGAAGGATGGCAGGTAAAGGAAGACAAAGTAAGAAGAGCCATCAAACAGGTTGTGAAATGGGATGTTTGTAAGGACAATCCTCTAGACCCTGTCGTCTTGCCACAAGTGGACTGTGTGCTCAGCCTTTGGTGCCTACACAAGATTAGTGGAGACAAGGAAGCTTACCAGAGCAACCTGAGAAAATTTGCATCACAACTGAATATTGGGGGTCACCTGTTACTCTTTGAGCTATTAAATATGACATATTATAAGCTTGGTGAGCACAAGTTCTTTATCCTGACCTTTGATGATAAATTTTTAATAGAGGCTCTCAGGGATGCAGGGTACGTCATTGAGAATAATGATGTGCTCCCCAGCAGAAAGGGCTGTGATTTGTTAGATTATGAAAGTGTTATGTATGTTATAGCGCGCAAGGAGAGGGAGGTTTAA